A single genomic interval of Halobacillus halophilus DSM 2266 harbors:
- a CDS encoding NAD(P)/FAD-dependent oxidoreductase has protein sequence MNIQSGTFYWPETFSDKPTYPALEEDITCDVLIVGGGSSGAQCAYYFADQGLDVVVIESGEIGLGSTSTNTCLLQSSGEKLFTDLVHVFGDDYVTRHLQLCQEAIDEIEIACSQMAFDAEFKRRDTLYYVSMEADLLPLQRECEWLQGRGTPARWVTEEWISQHYSFTKQGGIFSKNDGEMNPFIFTHGLLHYAFSKGVRVFEHTKMTGEHYEKEEPVITTKRGHQIRAKQVIYAAGYHDMDIKKEKKARFVSTYTVTTDPVDHFSGWYERTLIWETARPYVFIRTTKDNRIIIGGLDEETEHPEERDGKLVHKRKRLMEELNKLFPNINTRPAYYSAAFYGGMVDGLPMIGEYKEYPNSFFLLGYGDNGTVYSMLLAKILRDWIVDEKKDDYQLYQTNRPLKKKKLYK, from the coding sequence ATGAATATACAGTCAGGAACCTTTTATTGGCCGGAGACATTTAGCGATAAACCAACTTATCCAGCTCTAGAAGAGGACATTACGTGTGATGTACTAATCGTAGGAGGGGGCAGTTCAGGTGCTCAATGTGCCTATTATTTCGCCGATCAGGGATTGGATGTGGTCGTCATTGAGTCCGGAGAAATCGGTCTAGGAAGCACCAGTACGAATACATGCTTGCTCCAATCCTCGGGCGAGAAATTATTTACAGATCTCGTTCATGTTTTTGGCGATGACTATGTAACAAGGCACTTGCAGTTATGTCAGGAAGCAATTGATGAAATAGAGATAGCGTGCAGTCAAATGGCTTTTGATGCTGAATTCAAACGCAGGGATACTCTTTATTACGTAAGTATGGAGGCTGACTTGCTTCCTTTGCAGCGGGAGTGCGAGTGGCTTCAAGGACGAGGCACGCCGGCTAGGTGGGTAACGGAAGAATGGATCAGCCAGCATTATTCCTTTACCAAGCAAGGAGGCATTTTCTCTAAAAATGACGGAGAGATGAATCCTTTTATTTTCACTCATGGACTTCTTCACTATGCTTTCAGTAAAGGCGTAAGGGTTTTTGAACATACAAAGATGACGGGAGAACATTACGAGAAAGAAGAACCTGTCATCACCACAAAACGAGGTCATCAAATTCGTGCTAAACAAGTGATCTATGCTGCAGGCTATCACGATATGGACATAAAAAAAGAAAAGAAAGCACGTTTTGTAAGTACGTACACGGTAACGACCGACCCGGTAGATCATTTTAGCGGCTGGTATGAGCGTACGTTGATCTGGGAGACTGCCCGACCGTATGTTTTTATCAGGACGACGAAAGATAACCGCATTATTATTGGAGGACTCGACGAAGAAACTGAGCATCCGGAAGAACGAGATGGAAAGCTTGTGCATAAACGAAAGAGGCTAATGGAAGAGTTAAATAAACTTTTTCCAAATATAAACACGAGGCCGGCCTATTATTCAGCTGCTTTTTACGGTGGGATGGTAGATGGTCTTCCTATGATCGGAGAATATAAAGAGTATCCAAATAGCTTCTTCCTATTGGGCTACGGTGATAACGGTACGGTTTACAGTATGCTCCTTGCTAAAATTCTAAGGGACTGGATTGTGGATGAGAAGAAAGATGATTATCAGCTCTATCAAACGAATCGCCCGTTAAAGAAAAAGAAACTCTATAAATAA
- a CDS encoding Gfo/Idh/MocA family protein: MIRFGIIGTNTITEKFLKAGGQHERFQVTAVYSRTEERAREFASDQGAKHSYHSLESFASSTEFDAVYIASPNSFHAEQAITCMKQGKHVLCEKPMASNQQEVANMIKVAQEEGVALMEAVKSTLMPGFITLQDHLSKIGRVRRYFGNYGKYSSRYDAYKEGTVLNAFNPEFSNGSHMDLGIYGVYPMVVLFGAPVSIKANGVKLASGVDGQGSIIASYEGLEAVITHSKITHSYAASEIQGEKGVIVIPNISEPEDLLIRYNDGTTETLPGRADKDPMFYEIEEFIDLVEQGKQQSSINSFEHSLIAADVLGESRKQMGIAFEADDY; the protein is encoded by the coding sequence TTGATCCGTTTCGGAATTATTGGAACGAATACCATTACAGAAAAGTTTTTGAAGGCCGGGGGCCAGCATGAACGCTTCCAAGTAACGGCCGTATACTCAAGGACCGAAGAGAGAGCACGGGAGTTTGCTTCTGATCAGGGCGCGAAACATTCGTACCATTCACTTGAAAGCTTTGCTTCCAGTACAGAATTCGATGCCGTATACATAGCAAGCCCTAATTCTTTTCATGCAGAACAAGCCATTACCTGCATGAAACAAGGAAAACATGTACTTTGTGAGAAACCTATGGCTTCCAATCAGCAAGAGGTAGCTAATATGATTAAAGTTGCTCAAGAAGAAGGCGTAGCTTTGATGGAAGCGGTTAAATCTACCCTTATGCCAGGATTTATAACTCTACAGGATCACTTGTCCAAAATCGGACGAGTCCGCCGCTATTTTGGTAATTATGGTAAGTATTCCTCGCGTTATGATGCCTATAAAGAAGGAACAGTCTTAAATGCATTTAATCCAGAGTTTTCGAATGGATCCCATATGGACTTAGGGATTTATGGGGTTTATCCTATGGTCGTACTTTTTGGGGCTCCTGTTTCCATCAAAGCAAATGGAGTTAAGCTTGCCTCGGGCGTAGATGGCCAAGGAAGTATAATTGCCAGTTATGAAGGGCTGGAAGCGGTGATCACCCACTCGAAAATCACTCACTCTTATGCAGCTTCTGAAATTCAAGGCGAAAAAGGGGTAATAGTTATTCCAAATATCTCTGAACCTGAAGATCTTCTTATTCGATACAATGACGGCACAACAGAAACCTTGCCGGGGAGAGCTGATAAAGATCCGATGTTTTATGAGATCGAAGAGTTCATTGATCTCGTCGAACAAGGTAAACAGCAATCCAGTATCAATTCTTTCGAACATTCTCTAATCGCGGCTGACGTGTTGGGCGAATCCAGAAAACAGATGGGCATCGCGTTTGAAGCAGACGATTATTAA
- a CDS encoding SGNH/GDSL hydrolase family protein: MIKRVMVFMFIIFSLLPLSNVYSKQEERVVAIGDSIPFGYNLTKDNHMPPSKAFPYLIGKETGLEVTNLSVPGLTSGELLRAVHSNDMFRQSIQGADYVILYIGGNDLLNLVKKNKGLDGIRIDEAAPVIRDLIYNVYSTIVLIDQLTEGQILVYNIYNPYPSAGDQLNTPLAYINQQYASLIKLLSHFTSVKLLNANSAFKGHPDYIIKGDVHPTEKGQRVLAKLALQQMNK, encoded by the coding sequence ATGATTAAAAGAGTTATGGTATTCATGTTCATTATCTTCAGTTTGCTGCCCCTGTCCAATGTTTATTCGAAACAAGAAGAGCGGGTAGTAGCCATAGGTGATTCTATTCCGTTTGGATATAATTTGACGAAAGATAACCACATGCCTCCTAGTAAAGCTTTTCCTTACCTTATTGGGAAAGAAACAGGTTTGGAAGTCACTAATCTCAGTGTGCCAGGTTTAACATCCGGGGAACTGTTAAGGGCTGTTCATTCCAATGATATGTTCAGACAATCTATTCAGGGAGCGGACTATGTCATTCTTTATATTGGGGGGAACGATCTTCTTAACTTAGTGAAAAAGAATAAAGGATTGGACGGTATTCGGATTGATGAAGCTGCTCCTGTGATAAGGGATCTGATATATAATGTATATTCTACGATCGTTTTAATTGATCAGCTGACAGAGGGGCAGATTCTCGTGTATAACATTTACAATCCTTATCCCTCCGCGGGAGACCAGCTTAATACACCATTAGCCTACATTAACCAACAGTATGCTTCTTTAATTAAGCTTCTCAGTCATTTCACTTCAGTGAAGCTGTTGAATGCCAATTCAGCATTCAAAGGTCATCCAGATTACATCATTAAAGGAGATGTTCACCCTACTGAAAAAGGACAACGGGTTCTGGCTAAACTGGCTCTTCAGCAGATGAATAAATAA
- a CDS encoding CAP domain-containing protein, with the protein MKKGLIILFTAFIMSLMLTACNTDEGAREQQQNNFDEVSFGPGDQGIQQKGQNAVDPGAAPGQNRFDPNIHFEGLNPNGPNGMMDAPNMDNEENKAEPDRDQGNAEDERFGQVNGALQEEVVKLTNQAREKNGLKPLKIDGQVAKVAQKKSEDMSANDYFSHTSPTYGTPFDMLKEFGIDYRTAAENIAAGQETADQVVKGWLNSPGHRKNIMNKNLTHIGIGYDQDGNYWTQMFIGKK; encoded by the coding sequence ATGAAAAAAGGTTTAATTATATTGTTTACAGCCTTCATCATGTCTCTGATGCTTACAGCTTGTAACACAGATGAAGGTGCTAGAGAACAACAGCAAAATAACTTTGATGAAGTAAGTTTTGGTCCTGGAGATCAAGGAATTCAGCAGAAGGGTCAAAATGCAGTGGATCCAGGTGCCGCACCAGGACAGAACAGATTCGACCCTAACATACATTTTGAAGGATTAAATCCAAATGGACCAAACGGAATGATGGATGCACCAAACATGGATAACGAAGAAAACAAAGCTGAACCTGACAGAGATCAGGGAAATGCAGAGGATGAACGTTTTGGGCAGGTCAATGGAGCTCTTCAGGAAGAAGTAGTGAAATTAACCAATCAGGCGAGAGAGAAAAACGGTCTGAAGCCACTGAAAATCGATGGACAAGTAGCTAAAGTTGCCCAGAAAAAATCAGAGGATATGTCGGCCAATGACTACTTCTCTCATACATCTCCAACTTACGGAACACCATTCGATATGCTGAAAGAATTCGGAATCGATTATCGTACAGCAGCGGAAAATATTGCTGCCGGTCAAGAAACGGCTGATCAGGTTGTAAAAGGTTGGTTGAATAGTCCAGGACACCGTAAAAATATTATGAACAAGAATTTGACCCATATTGGAATTGGTTATGACCAGGATGGAAATTACTGGACACAAATGTTTATCGGCAAAAAATAA
- a CDS encoding aldehyde dehydrogenase family protein translates to MQTKVKTMKMLLGGEWVDADHTFEVLNPQNNRLIAYVPAASKEDMLAAIEIADRTYKSVDPWPVHERIRVLNEAADYMETHAEEYAQILSSEGSKTITEARGEVKRATQTIRISAEEARRIKGETINFDQNEGSEHRTGYYYRFPVGVVGAITPFNDPLNLVAHKIGPAIAAGNAIVLKPASVTPLSALKLAEALVEAGLPKGMLSVITGSGKQIGDPLVTHPAVKMISFTGGGDAGERISSQAGTKKVSMELGSNSPVIVLKDADLEDAVSSCVSGAFSAAGQNCIGVQRIYVEDEIYPDFVKDFVNLTLDLRVGDKTDEHTDVGPMIEEKEAIRVETWVEEAVQEGAKIEAGGKRDGAFYYPTVLTDVSDNARIAQEEIFGPVVIIQPVMNLQEGIEKSNNVNYGLQAGVFTNNLQHAFYAIKHMDVGGLMINDSSDYRIDEMPFGGTKGSGIGREGVRFAIESMTEQKVVCFRLQSNI, encoded by the coding sequence ATGCAGACAAAAGTGAAAACGATGAAAATGTTACTGGGCGGGGAATGGGTTGATGCTGATCATACATTTGAAGTTCTTAATCCTCAGAATAACAGGTTGATTGCCTATGTTCCTGCTGCTTCTAAAGAGGATATGCTTGCTGCCATCGAAATAGCAGACCGCACATATAAATCTGTTGATCCATGGCCTGTCCACGAGCGAATCCGCGTATTAAATGAAGCGGCCGACTATATGGAAACCCATGCAGAAGAATATGCTCAAATTCTCTCTTCAGAAGGAAGCAAAACGATTACAGAAGCCCGTGGGGAAGTAAAAAGAGCTACGCAGACGATTCGAATTAGTGCCGAAGAAGCACGAAGAATAAAGGGAGAAACGATTAATTTTGATCAAAATGAAGGAAGTGAACACCGGACCGGTTACTATTACCGTTTTCCAGTAGGAGTCGTGGGTGCGATCACGCCGTTTAATGATCCATTAAATCTTGTAGCCCATAAAATTGGTCCTGCGATAGCGGCTGGGAATGCGATTGTCTTAAAGCCTGCCTCGGTAACACCTTTGAGTGCACTGAAATTAGCCGAAGCTTTAGTAGAAGCGGGTCTTCCAAAAGGTATGCTGTCCGTAATTACAGGATCAGGTAAGCAGATAGGAGATCCTCTTGTTACTCATCCAGCTGTAAAAATGATTTCTTTTACAGGAGGTGGCGATGCAGGTGAGCGAATTTCCAGCCAGGCTGGAACAAAAAAAGTGAGCATGGAATTAGGATCGAATTCCCCGGTTATCGTTTTAAAAGATGCGGATCTTGAAGATGCGGTTTCATCTTGTGTATCAGGAGCTTTTTCAGCCGCTGGTCAAAACTGTATAGGAGTTCAGCGGATTTACGTAGAAGACGAAATTTATCCGGATTTTGTAAAGGATTTTGTGAATTTAACCCTTGATTTAAGAGTTGGCGATAAAACGGATGAGCATACAGATGTAGGTCCTATGATTGAAGAGAAAGAAGCCATACGCGTTGAGACGTGGGTGGAAGAAGCTGTTCAGGAAGGGGCGAAAATAGAAGCGGGAGGTAAAAGGGACGGTGCCTTTTATTATCCGACCGTGTTAACGGATGTTTCTGATAATGCTCGAATTGCACAAGAAGAAATATTCGGACCTGTCGTCATCATCCAGCCAGTGATGAATCTGCAGGAAGGAATTGAAAAGTCCAATAATGTCAACTATGGGCTTCAGGCAGGTGTTTTCACCAATAATCTTCAGCACGCCTTTTATGCGATCAAACACATGGACGTGGGCGGTTTAATGATTAACGACAGCAGTGATTATCGTATTGATGAAATGCCATTTGGAGGCACTAAGGGATCTGGTATCGGAAGAGAAGGGGTCCGTTTTGCGATCGAATCCATGACAGAACAGAAGGTTGTATGTTTCCGCTTACAATCAAATATTTAA
- a CDS encoding homoserine dehydrogenase, whose amino-acid sequence MTMKIAFIGFGGVGQSLAKIMKERQENLNTVNGLDFSIVAVADMRLGAVYHPDGLNLDLLFEGISEHATVETYPEDHQTVKGWSSLETIRHSNADVIVEVTFTDVKTGEPAISHCRTAFAHGKSVVTTNKGPVALAYEELVQLAEDQGVFFGFEGTVMSGTPALRMPETTLAGNQITEIKGILNGTTNYMITEMEKGLSYNEALEKAQKLGYAEADPTSDVEGYDARYKVSILSSHVMRSPIPPYEVECEGISGLNLEKIKDAWKDGEKYRLIARVEKSSGSVKASVKPERIPMDDPLAGVTGATNAIVYECDLAGSIMLTGAGAGLTETGYSLLIDLIHYHKQRTPTKI is encoded by the coding sequence ATGACAATGAAAATAGCTTTTATTGGTTTTGGAGGGGTCGGTCAGTCGCTGGCTAAAATCATGAAAGAACGCCAGGAAAACCTTAACACGGTGAATGGCCTCGATTTTTCAATCGTTGCTGTAGCCGATATGCGGCTCGGGGCCGTTTATCATCCGGATGGTCTGAACTTGGATTTATTATTTGAAGGTATAAGTGAACATGCAACAGTAGAAACTTACCCGGAGGATCACCAGACGGTTAAAGGGTGGAGCAGTCTGGAAACGATCAGGCACTCCAATGCTGACGTTATTGTGGAAGTAACGTTTACAGATGTTAAAACAGGAGAGCCTGCTATCTCTCATTGCCGGACTGCATTTGCTCATGGAAAGAGCGTAGTAACCACCAATAAGGGTCCGGTCGCACTAGCTTACGAAGAACTGGTTCAACTGGCCGAAGATCAGGGAGTGTTCTTTGGGTTCGAAGGTACTGTGATGAGCGGTACACCAGCTTTAAGAATGCCGGAAACCACTCTTGCGGGCAATCAGATTACTGAAATTAAAGGCATATTAAACGGAACCACAAACTATATGATAACGGAAATGGAAAAAGGGCTTTCTTACAACGAGGCACTTGAAAAAGCTCAAAAACTGGGATACGCCGAAGCTGATCCAACCAGTGATGTGGAAGGTTATGATGCTCGGTATAAAGTGTCGATTTTATCCAGCCATGTAATGAGGTCCCCTATCCCCCCATATGAAGTAGAGTGTGAAGGAATTAGTGGACTTAACTTGGAAAAAATAAAAGACGCATGGAAAGACGGAGAAAAGTATCGGTTAATTGCTCGTGTAGAAAAAAGTAGTGGAAGCGTGAAGGCAAGTGTTAAACCAGAGAGAATTCCTATGGATGATCCGTTAGCTGGAGTAACCGGAGCGACAAATGCGATTGTCTATGAATGTGATTTAGCTGGGTCGATCATGCTTACTGGAGCAGGTGCAGGTCTTACGGAAACGGGTTATTCATTATTGATTGATTTAATTCACTATCATAAGCAGCGCACACCAACGAAAATATAA